From a single Macrobrachium rosenbergii isolate ZJJX-2024 chromosome 7, ASM4041242v1, whole genome shotgun sequence genomic region:
- the LOC136840036 gene encoding Na(+)/citrate cotransporter-like isoform X2: protein MGKLSEFPFIRGMRQNWQSILLILTPLILLPVIIIGRTAEFRCAYVILIMATYWISEVLPLSVTALIPVVAFPTLGVLGTKTVCIVYMKETTVLFLGGLMMAVAVEHCNLHKRIALFVLLRVGQSPKRLLAGLMLITTFLSMWISNTATAAMMVPIVEAVVEKIEETKVAQTSRKEALEPGDEEPHEETRFMEPEKSQNRLLEQEEGSLKYEEPADCHVASRRLSYSHKTRPRSRESRHAIKKMFFLGVAFAANIGGTGSPLGCGPSIVVFSILQNTFGEGTGLNFASWMMFNIPGMLVCTALGWFWLQIFCRTSGFCKKKKREDDADELDENQQQSIREFLLSQYRALGPITQHEAIVSTFFVVLVFLWVFRSPGFINGWAHLFGKSRENKLYIHNASPAVLMVFLLFCIPKSFKKALETDEDPSQQKPLETCLSWEVVNKQIPWGIVLLLGGGLAVAEGAKVSGLSRWMGNGLQYLEFMPKGAIAFLLCLFMAMMTEVASNTATASLFLPVIKDLALAIGVNPIYLMLPAAVCCAYAFMLPVATPGNAIILKRAGLETREMIRAGFVMNILCVITATIMINTLGRAFFDFETFPDWAKNVTSTVP from the exons ATGGGCAAGCTATCTGAATTTCCCTTCATAAGAGGGATGAGACAAAATTGGCAATCCATTTTGTTGATCCTAACACCTTTGATTCTTCTACCTGTGATTATCATAGGACGAACGGCC GAATTCCGATGTGCGTACGTGATCCTCATCATGGCGACCTACTGGATCTCCGAAGTCTTGCCCTTGTCAGTGACCGCTTTGATCCCTGTCGTCGCCTTCCCTACCCTGGGGGTCCTTGGAACGAAGACTGTGTGCATCGTGTACATGAAAGAGACCACCGTCCTGTTCCTTGGGGGACTCATGATGGCTGTGGCCGTCGAGCACTGTAATCTACACAAGAGGATTGCGCTCTTCGTTCTGCTGCGAGTGG GCCAAAGTCCCAAGCGTCTTCTGGCCGGCCTCATGCTCATCACCACCTTCCTCTCCATGTGGATATCCAACACAGCCACAGCAGCTATGATGGTGCCAATCGTGGAGGCTGTTGTCGAGAAAATTGAAGAG ACAAAAGTGGCACAAACAAGTCGCAAGGAAGCCCTGGAACCTGGAGACGAAGAACCGCATGAAGAAACTCGGTTCATGGAACCAGAAAAGAGCCAGAATAGATTGTTGGAACAGGAGGAAGGATCCCTAAAATACGAAGAACCTGCTGA ctGTCACGTAGCATCAAGGCGATTAAGTTACTCACACAAGACTCGGCCTAGGTCTAGAGAATCTCGTCACGCCATAAAGAAGATGTTTTTCCTGGGAGTGGCTTTTGCAGCTAACATAGGAGGAACTGGGTCCCCTCTAGGCTGTGGCCCCAGCATAGTGGTGTTTAGTATACTTCAGAA CACTTTTGGAGAGGGGACTGGACTCAACTTCGCGTCGTGGATGATGTTCAATATTCCAGGAATGCTCGTGTGCACGGCACTGGGATGGTTTTGGCTTCAGATTTTCTGCAGAACGTCTGG TTTTTGCAAAAAGAAGAAGCGTGAGGATGATGCTGACGAGCTCGACGAAAACCAACAACAGTCGATcagagaattcctcctgagtcaGTATCGAGCCCTTGGGCCCATTACCCAGCACGAGGCGATAGTCTCCACTTTCTTCGTCGTCCTGGTGTTCCTGTGGGTGTTCCGAAGTCCCGGATTCATCAACGGCTGGGCTCATCTCTTCGGCAAGAGCCGTGAAAATAAGCT ATACATTCACAATGCCAGCCCAGCAGTATTAATGGTGTTCTTACTCTTCTGCATCCCGAAATCTTTCAAGAAAG ctCTGGAAACTGACGAAGACCCGTCACAACAGAAGCCGCTCGAGACCTGCCTCTCTTGGGAAGTGGTTAATAAGCAAATCCCCTGGGGCATCGTTCTCCTCCTGGGCGGGGGTTTGGCCGTGGCGGAGGGCGCCAAAGTTTCGGGCTTATCCAGATGGATGGGGAATGGGCTTCAGTATTTGGAATTCATGCCCAAAGGAGCTATAGcctttctcttgtgtttgttcaTGGCAATGATGACGGAGGTGGCTTCCAACACGGCCACGGCGTCGTTGTTTCTTCCTGTCATAAAAGATTTG GCGCTGGCCATTGGCGTTAACCCAATATACTTGATGCTTCCAGCGGCTGTCTGCTGCGCTTACGCCTTCATGTTACCCGTGGCCACTCCAGGAAATGCCATCATTCTGAAGAGAGCGGGACTCGAGACGCGGGAGATG atCCGCGCGGGATTCGTGATGAACATCCTATGCGTCATAACAGCCACCATCATGATCAACACCCTAGGGAGGGCCTTCTTTGATTTCGAGACCTTCCCTGACTGGGCCAAGAATGTTACTTCTACGGTACCATGA
- the LOC136840036 gene encoding Na(+)/citrate cotransporter-like isoform X1 produces the protein MSHCIMGKLSEFPFIRGMRQNWQSILLILTPLILLPVIIIGRTAEFRCAYVILIMATYWISEVLPLSVTALIPVVAFPTLGVLGTKTVCIVYMKETTVLFLGGLMMAVAVEHCNLHKRIALFVLLRVGQSPKRLLAGLMLITTFLSMWISNTATAAMMVPIVEAVVEKIEETKVAQTSRKEALEPGDEEPHEETRFMEPEKSQNRLLEQEEGSLKYEEPADCHVASRRLSYSHKTRPRSRESRHAIKKMFFLGVAFAANIGGTGSPLGCGPSIVVFSILQNTFGEGTGLNFASWMMFNIPGMLVCTALGWFWLQIFCRTSGFCKKKKREDDADELDENQQQSIREFLLSQYRALGPITQHEAIVSTFFVVLVFLWVFRSPGFINGWAHLFGKSRENKLYIHNASPAVLMVFLLFCIPKSFKKALETDEDPSQQKPLETCLSWEVVNKQIPWGIVLLLGGGLAVAEGAKVSGLSRWMGNGLQYLEFMPKGAIAFLLCLFMAMMTEVASNTATASLFLPVIKDLALAIGVNPIYLMLPAAVCCAYAFMLPVATPGNAIILKRAGLETREMIRAGFVMNILCVITATIMINTLGRAFFDFETFPDWAKNVTSTVP, from the exons TTATGGGCAAGCTATCTGAATTTCCCTTCATAAGAGGGATGAGACAAAATTGGCAATCCATTTTGTTGATCCTAACACCTTTGATTCTTCTACCTGTGATTATCATAGGACGAACGGCC GAATTCCGATGTGCGTACGTGATCCTCATCATGGCGACCTACTGGATCTCCGAAGTCTTGCCCTTGTCAGTGACCGCTTTGATCCCTGTCGTCGCCTTCCCTACCCTGGGGGTCCTTGGAACGAAGACTGTGTGCATCGTGTACATGAAAGAGACCACCGTCCTGTTCCTTGGGGGACTCATGATGGCTGTGGCCGTCGAGCACTGTAATCTACACAAGAGGATTGCGCTCTTCGTTCTGCTGCGAGTGG GCCAAAGTCCCAAGCGTCTTCTGGCCGGCCTCATGCTCATCACCACCTTCCTCTCCATGTGGATATCCAACACAGCCACAGCAGCTATGATGGTGCCAATCGTGGAGGCTGTTGTCGAGAAAATTGAAGAG ACAAAAGTGGCACAAACAAGTCGCAAGGAAGCCCTGGAACCTGGAGACGAAGAACCGCATGAAGAAACTCGGTTCATGGAACCAGAAAAGAGCCAGAATAGATTGTTGGAACAGGAGGAAGGATCCCTAAAATACGAAGAACCTGCTGA ctGTCACGTAGCATCAAGGCGATTAAGTTACTCACACAAGACTCGGCCTAGGTCTAGAGAATCTCGTCACGCCATAAAGAAGATGTTTTTCCTGGGAGTGGCTTTTGCAGCTAACATAGGAGGAACTGGGTCCCCTCTAGGCTGTGGCCCCAGCATAGTGGTGTTTAGTATACTTCAGAA CACTTTTGGAGAGGGGACTGGACTCAACTTCGCGTCGTGGATGATGTTCAATATTCCAGGAATGCTCGTGTGCACGGCACTGGGATGGTTTTGGCTTCAGATTTTCTGCAGAACGTCTGG TTTTTGCAAAAAGAAGAAGCGTGAGGATGATGCTGACGAGCTCGACGAAAACCAACAACAGTCGATcagagaattcctcctgagtcaGTATCGAGCCCTTGGGCCCATTACCCAGCACGAGGCGATAGTCTCCACTTTCTTCGTCGTCCTGGTGTTCCTGTGGGTGTTCCGAAGTCCCGGATTCATCAACGGCTGGGCTCATCTCTTCGGCAAGAGCCGTGAAAATAAGCT ATACATTCACAATGCCAGCCCAGCAGTATTAATGGTGTTCTTACTCTTCTGCATCCCGAAATCTTTCAAGAAAG ctCTGGAAACTGACGAAGACCCGTCACAACAGAAGCCGCTCGAGACCTGCCTCTCTTGGGAAGTGGTTAATAAGCAAATCCCCTGGGGCATCGTTCTCCTCCTGGGCGGGGGTTTGGCCGTGGCGGAGGGCGCCAAAGTTTCGGGCTTATCCAGATGGATGGGGAATGGGCTTCAGTATTTGGAATTCATGCCCAAAGGAGCTATAGcctttctcttgtgtttgttcaTGGCAATGATGACGGAGGTGGCTTCCAACACGGCCACGGCGTCGTTGTTTCTTCCTGTCATAAAAGATTTG GCGCTGGCCATTGGCGTTAACCCAATATACTTGATGCTTCCAGCGGCTGTCTGCTGCGCTTACGCCTTCATGTTACCCGTGGCCACTCCAGGAAATGCCATCATTCTGAAGAGAGCGGGACTCGAGACGCGGGAGATG atCCGCGCGGGATTCGTGATGAACATCCTATGCGTCATAACAGCCACCATCATGATCAACACCCTAGGGAGGGCCTTCTTTGATTTCGAGACCTTCCCTGACTGGGCCAAGAATGTTACTTCTACGGTACCATGA